Proteins encoded together in one Lathyrus oleraceus cultivar Zhongwan6 chromosome 5, CAAS_Psat_ZW6_1.0, whole genome shotgun sequence window:
- the LOC127082604 gene encoding acidic endochitinase: MIINRIVVSISSLVLHIFLISSTFLVYNTAEAEPNNIAIYWGQNNNEGTLTQTCATENYSYVIIAFMNKFGNGTTPEINLADHCDPYSNDCVMLRTDIKNCQAKGIKVLLSIGGADGEYGLVSTDDAKNVSDYLWNKFLGGNSSLRPFGDAILDGIDFDIEKSLKGKQQHWDELAIFLKSYRNSTQHVYLSAAPQCPFPNGDLGAALDMGVFDYVWIQFYNNPECEYNQNDVNRLLDSWKRWTESLTVGKLFLGLPGSPAAADNGYIPVDLLCEIVLPVVAMSRNYGGVMLWATYYDKQSGYSSYIKSSLCTQQKPPQCRRKGSCYRQNLMDGKMNQENVLHEIGGNVVLSDKAKSVEIEDRRTLSDLVKE; this comes from the exons ATGATTATAAATAGAATAGTAGTTTCCATTTCCTCTTTGGTTCTACATATATTCCTTATTAGTAGTACTTTCTTAGTATATAATACTGCAGAAGCAGAACCAAACAACATTGCTATTTATTGGGGTCAAAACAACAATGAAGGTACCCTAACACAAACATGTGCAACAGAAAATTACTCGTATGTGATCATAGCTTTTATGAACAAATTTGGGAATGGAACAACGCCAGAAATCAACTTAGCAGATCACTGTGACCCTTATTCGAATGATTGCGTAATGTTGCGCACAGACATCAAGAATTGTCAAGCGAAAGGAATCAAAGTCTTGCTTTCAATTGGAGGAGCAGATGGAGAGTATGGTTTGGTTTCTACTGACGATGCTAAAAACGTTTCTGATTACTTGTGGAACAAGTTTCTGGGTGGAAACTCGTCTTTGCGTCCGTTTGGTGATGCGATATTAGATGGAATTGATTTTGATATAGAGAAAAGCTTGAAAGGAAAACAACAACATTGGGATGAACTAGCAATTTTCCTAAAGTCATATAGAAATTCAACTCAACATGTTTATTTAAGTGCCGCACCTCAATGTCCATTCCCTAATGGAGATTTGGGTGCGGCACTTGACATGGGCGTTTTCGATTATGTTTGGATACAGTTTTACAATAATCCTGAGTGTGAATATAACCAAAATGATGTTAATCGGTTGTTGGATTCGTGGAAGCGATGGACGGAATCATTGACGGTCGGAAAACTGTTTTTGGGATTGCCTGGTTCTCCTGCAGCTGCAGATAATGGCTATATTCCTGTTGATTTGTTGTGTGAGATTGTTCTTCCCGTCGTAGCAATGTCGCGTAACTATGGTGGTGTAATGTTATGGGCGACATACTATGATAAACAAAGTGGATACAGTAGCTATATTAAAAGCTCTCTATGCACTCAACAAAAGCCTCCTCAATGTCGTCGCAAAGGTTCTTGTTATCGACAAAATTTAA TGGATGGAAAAATGAACCAAGAAAATGTGTTACACGAAATTGGAGGCAATGTTGTGCTTTCTGACAAAGCTAAAAGTGTTGAAATAGAGGATAGAAGGACTCTGAGTGACTTGGTTAAGGAATAG